The following proteins are co-located in the Telopea speciosissima isolate NSW1024214 ecotype Mountain lineage chromosome 9, Tspe_v1, whole genome shotgun sequence genome:
- the LOC122638630 gene encoding putative F-box/FBD/LRR-repeat protein At3g59240 produces the protein MFRANKEGRFNTMEDRISELPEDIIHHIIALLETKDATRMSILSKKWRSLWHSFPIWDFDETSPLRDLHEGSESRRERFINSVNESLHHRLYFFSLQKIRLCLWPVIANSQIKDLFISCVDRWISLAIERKVNELDLQFMYAGIIRKSKAYYSLPDTVFASESIHTLRLESCKVRPSGEIGLSSLKTLCLQYVFVDDLVIQHLFSSCPLIEFMSLKHCHGLLNLKISEHLALKTLIVESRAELSKIAIDTPNLETLTLQHEGELSFEIITTGLINLSLVGVSVSEGTLHGLISNQSLLENLNLVSCAGFQRLKVYNRKLKTLMLYSCSSLVEVDIDTPKFSLLEIINVIVCVNLKKLKFCGHKLRSLALCGCHSLIEDVLDTSKWSMLKTLILIQCGNFKGLKVHNGELKSLLLYDCSNLVGAYVHALKLVSFKYVGHGLQFSLMNTSCLLDAEFWLYPKTVGTIWFDELIPLLKWFGHVKLLTLVSNSWQNLIIPKKMREILKPPLYDLKHLKLKMSIPVAGIYKESLNTLLLTSHLKSLSMSMNFTTWFVERNHSRLAEEHSKMSYTELTDSSLWISPHLETLSIDKSSADLLLKFQYKSIEDEGGFPLSWQQDLKEVKIENFAGTDMEMSLHEFFLANGEVLEAITVSRPLKELIHHRNSSGRLRGVNFHRNSLEEINNIYLQMESPENFEDQRLEDLYKVLLDV, from the exons ATGTTCAGAGCCAACAAAGAAGGAAGATTTAACACCATGGAGGATCGGATCAGCGAGCTTCCGGAAGACATTATTCACCATATCATCGCTTTATTAGAAACAAAAGACGCAACTCGAATGAGCATCTTGTCCAAAAAATGGAGGAGCTTATGGCATTCTTTCCCCATCTGGGATTTCGACGAGACCTCCCCCTTACGTGAtttgcatgaaggatctgaATCAAGAAGAGAAAGATTCATCAACTCTGTTAATGAATCGCTTCATCATCGGCTATATTTCTTTAGTTtacaaaaaatcaggttgtgTCTATGGCCTGTGATTGCGAATTCCCAAATCAAGGACCTATTCATTTCTTGCGTGGATAGGTGGATAAGCCTTGCTATAGAGAGGAAGGTGAATGAGCTTGATCTCCAATTCATGTATGCCGGCATAATCCGTAAAAGCAAGGCCTATTACAGTCTGCCTGACACTGTCTTTGCCTCAGAATCAATTCACACATTACGACTAGAAAGCTGCAAGGTAAGGCCCTCTGGTGAGATTGGCCTTTCATCCTTGAAGACACTGTGTCTTCAGTATGTTTTTGTTGATGACCTGGTCATCCAGCATCTCTTCTCTAGTTGCCCTCTTATTGAGTTTATGAGTCTCAAACACTGTCATGGTTTGTTAAATCTGAAAATCTCGGAGCACCTTGCACTTAAGACCTTGATTGTGGAGTCCAGGGCGGAACTCTCCAAGATTGCGATCGATACTCCGAATCTTGAAACCTTAACTTTACAACACGAAGGGGAGTTGTCTTTTGAAATCATTACTACAGGTCTCATAAATCTATCTCTTGTAGGAGTCTCAGTTTCAGAGGGCACCCTCCATGGGCTGATTTCCAATCAGTCCCTCCTTGAGAACTTGAACCTGGTTTCCTGCGCTGGTTTCCAGAGACTTAAGGTTTATAACCGAAAGCTGAAGACCTTAATGTTGTATAGTTGCAGTAGCTTAGTCGAGGTCGACATTGATACTCCAAAGTTCTCCTTACTTGAGATCATAAATGTGATTGTTTGTGTAAATTTGAAGAAGCTCAAGTTCTGTGGCCATAAGTTAAGGAGCTTGGCCTTATGTGGTTGCCACAGTTTGATAGAAGATGTGCTTGATACTTCCAAGTGGTCCATGCTTAAGACATTGATCCTTATTCAATGTGGAAACTTCAAAGGACTTAAGGTTCATAATGGAGAACTTAAGAGCTTGTTGTTGTATGATTGCAGCAATCTGGTCGGAGCCTATGTTCATGCTCTAAAACTTGTTTCTTTCAAGTACGTTGGGCATGGGTTACAGTTCAGTCTAATGAACACTTCATGTTTACTTGATGCTGAGTTTTGGTTATACCCAAAAACCGTTGGTACCATTTGGTTTGATGAATTGATTCCTCTTCTTAAATGGTTTGGGCATGTTAAGCTTCTAACACTGGTTTCCAACTCTTGGCAG AACTTGATAATTCCGAAAAAAATGAGGGAAATATTGAAGCCTCCACTATATGATCTCAAGCAtctgaaactgaaaatgagcATACCAGTAGCAGGGATTTATAAAGAATCTCTGAATACTTTGCTGCTGACATCTCACCTAAAGAGTTTATCTATGTCAATGAACTTCACTACATGGTTTGTGGAG AGAAATCATTCTCGACTAGCAGAAGAGCACTCAAAGATGAGTTACACAGAACTCACTGATAGCTCACTTTGGATTTCACCTCATCTCGAGACTCTATCTATAGATAAGAGTTCTGCCGATTTACTCTTGAAG TTCCAGTATAAATCCATAGAGGATGAAGGAGGATTTCCTCTCAGTTGGCAGCAGGACTTGAAAGAAGTGAAGATAGAGAACTTTGCAGGAACTGACATGGAAATGAGTTTACATGAGTTTTTTCTTGCAAATGGGGAGGTCCTGGAGGCAATTACAGTGTCTAGACCCCTTAAGGAACTTATTCATCACAGAAATTCTTCTGGTAGGTTACGTG GAGTGAATTTCCATCGAAATAGTCTTGAAGAGATAAATAATATCTACCTTCAGATGGAGTCACCAGAGAATTTTGAAGATCAGAGGCTTGAAGACTTATACAAAGTTCTATTGGATGTATAG